Genomic segment of Desulfobulbaceae bacterium:
GGCGATTTGCAGGATATTGCTGTCAAGTACCACGCTCGCAATCCTGAGACCGATACAGATCGCAAAATTAAAGAAGAGAAAAAATATTTTTGTGTTTCCCGCGCTGAGATAGAGGCTGAAGTCTATGATTTTTCCCTGAGCTGCTACAAAGAAGATGTGTTTGAAGAGGTGAAGTACGAGGCTCCAGCAGTGATTTTGGACAAACTGATTGAGGCCGAGGTTGGTGATACCGAGATGGAAGATTTGACCGCCGTACAAGGAGGTATTGTGTGTGAGTTGCTTGAGCTGCGGGAGATGATTGGATGAAATTTATTCCGATAACCGACATTTGTGATTTCCAAGGAGGAACTCAACCCCCCAAACACGAATGGTCAGAGAAACCATTAGGTGGTTATGTCCGAATGCTACAGATACGTGATTTCACGCAACCAGAAAGGACTACGCCAGAATTTGTGAAATTGTCACAAAAATTAAACACGTGTTCTTCTGATGATGTTCTTATAGGTAGATATGGTGCGTCAGTTGGGAAAATACTGATGGGATTAAGCGGTGCTTATAATGTTGCTATTATTAAAACGATTCCTGATGAGAAAAAAATAACTAAACCATTTTTGTACTACCTATTGAAAGGTCCTGTGTTCCAGAATTTTATTGCTAACGTCGGTGCTAGAGCAGCTCAAGCAGGGTTCAATAAAACGGATTTAGCTAAGTTTAAAATCCCTCTCCTATCTCTCGACGACCAAAGCCGCATTGCCCATTTGCTTGGCAAAGTTGAAGAACTGATTGTCCAGCGCAAACTTCACCTGCAACATCTCAACGACCTGCTCAAGAGCATCTTTCTGGAGATGTTTGGCGATCCGGTGCGGAATGAGAAGGGGTGGGAAACAAGAAACCTAACTCAAATTGTTCTCCCAACGAAAAACGCACTTAAAAGAGGGCCATTTGGTGGGGCACTAAAGAAAGAAATATTCGTTGAGTCCGGTTATCTGGTTTATGAGCAATATCATGAATAATGATTACTCTTTTAAACGGTATTTTATTGATGAGCAAAAGTATAAAGAGTTGATTGATTTTAAGGTAGTTCCGGGTGACATCTTGATAAGTTGTTCTGGAGTTTATTTGGGGAAATTGTCAATTGTTCCAGAAGGCGCGCAGCCTGGCATTATCAATCAGGCATTACTCAAGGTCTCACTAAACACAAATATGATGAGGCAAATATTTTTTGTATATTTGTTCGGGAGTCCTCAATTCAAGAATAAATACTTTCCTTCAAATCGCGGCGGAGCAATTCCTAATTTACCGCCGATGTCTGAAATGAAAAAAATCGATTTTGTTTTACCACCGATCAATATCCAAAACCAATTCGCCATCATTGTTGAAAAGGTTGAAGATATAAAATTCCGCTACGAGCAAAGCCTCGTCGAACTGGAAAACCTTTATGGTGCCTTGAGCCAGAAAGCATTCAAGGGTGAGCTGGATTTGTCACGCATTCCTTTGGGTCGTGAACTACAAGAAATACAGGATGAGAGACAAGAGGAAGTCACTGTCCCTTCTGAGCCTGTTTGGCCCGAGCATATGAAGGCGGCTCTTGGCAATCTAAATGCCTTTAACCTAAGTGCTACTAGTCTAAAGGCTGCACAAGAGGAAGCTGTTCGATTTTCCAAACTCGATCTGCCGCGACTGGATGCCTTCAGGCGGGCAACGGAACAACTTGCTAGCTTGCACACACCATTACATGAATTACAACTGATGCCAGGAATTTCTGAAGCCATTGAACAAGCGCAGGCATCTTTAAAGCCACTGAACCTCGAATACATGGAATCCATCAATAAAACCGCCGAGCTAGCCCGGTCTATGGTGGGCAATATTCCCAAGATTGACTTGGGTTGGCTCGAACAACAGAAGGATGTACTAAGGAACGCCACAGAGCCTTTCGAGGCAATGCGCAGAGCCATGGCGAGCATAAGCTGGCCTTCAGAATCGCTCCAGGAATTAAATAGATTGCAAAGTGAAACAGTCAGACGATTGTCCAGCAGCATACCTGATTTTAACAGCTGGCAAAAACAGGGTGTTGATCCGGACGATGTCGAGTTTGAAGATGAAGACGGGGCCGCGAAACGTCTTTTCACCAAGAAGGATGTGACTGATATTTTTGCATACGCTATCGAGCCTCTTTCTTTCGACAGTCTTATGTCTGAACTATGTGAATTGGAAACGGTGGATTTCGCCGGTTATGAAATTATCAAGACTTCTCTCTTCGACCTGCTGGCTGAGAAGCAGTTGGCACAGCTTTTTGACAACGAGATGAAGCTCCTGCTGTTTTCTTTGGTTGGAGAAGGTCCCTTAGAATGAAATTGCTGCGACTTAA
This window contains:
- a CDS encoding SAM-dependent DNA methyltransferase, with the protein product GDLQDIAVKYHARNPETDTDRKIKEEKKYFCVSRAEIEAEVYDFSLSCYKEDVFEEVKYEAPAVILDKLIEAEVGDTEMEDLTAVQGGIVCELLELREMIG
- a CDS encoding restriction endonuclease subunit S, with translation MKFIPITDICDFQGGTQPPKHEWSEKPLGGYVRMLQIRDFTQPERTTPEFVKLSQKLNTCSSDDVLIGRYGASVGKILMGLSGAYNVAIIKTIPDEKKITKPFLYYLLKGPVFQNFIANVGARAAQAGFNKTDLAKFKIPLLSLDDQSRIAHLLGKVEELIVQRKLHLQHLNDLLKSIFLEMFGDPVRNEKGWETRNLTQIVLPTKNALKRGPFGGALKKEIFVESGYLVYEQYHE
- a CDS encoding restriction endonuclease subunit S; translation: MNNDYSFKRYFIDEQKYKELIDFKVVPGDILISCSGVYLGKLSIVPEGAQPGIINQALLKVSLNTNMMRQIFFVYLFGSPQFKNKYFPSNRGGAIPNLPPMSEMKKIDFVLPPINIQNQFAIIVEKVEDIKFRYEQSLVELENLYGALSQKAFKGELDLSRIPLGRELQEIQDERQEEVTVPSEPVWPEHMKAALGNLNAFNLSATSLKAAQEEAVRFSKLDLPRLDAFRRATEQLASLHTPLHELQLMPGISEAIEQAQASLKPLNLEYMESINKTAELARSMVGNIPKIDLGWLEQQKDVLRNATEPFEAMRRAMASISWPSESLQELNRLQSETVRRLSSSIPDFNSWQKQGVDPDDVEFEDEDGAAKRLFTKKDVTDIFAYAIEPLSFDSLMSELCELETVDFAGYEIIKTSLFDLLAEKQLAQLFDNEMKLLLFSLVGEGPLE